In Georgenia soli, a genomic segment contains:
- a CDS encoding FAD-dependent monooxygenase: MSLSVACIGGGPGGLFAATLIKQRRPDARVTVYERNRADDTYGFGVVFSDATLKKIDDADPVLIDALREHGRHWENIEVRLKGERITVGGNGMGAISRKTLLLLLQERARAEGVDLRFETDVDVDDVLADHDLVVASDGANSRTRERLAGEFGPSAVEASAKFIWFGTSYMFDGLTFVHKEGPHGVFAVHGYPISDDVSTFIVETDEETWRRAGLDEFDVTQPPGASDEKSRKYLEDLFADEIDGQPLLVNNSRWGNFRTRRAATWHAGRVALLGDSAHTAHFSVGSGTKMAMEDAIELARAVAEHDDVEQALVAYEAAARPSVEKIQGSARPSLSWWEHFGRYHAAFDPTQFAFHFMSRSIGRAKIARRDPDFVAAVDAAWRERHGSDPLSTPLDLGDVVFPGRTARIVERDGARFVADGVGNQVPLAGCPADDGGTPARHLGKDEPWGLWLAAPESEDGVAGAAAVVAACRTEAPTLVAVHGGTPLTRVLLAEEARLAAGLPVALVEEQADEDRAATLVLSGRADLVVTTGGTDV, encoded by the coding sequence ATGTCGCTCTCTGTAGCCTGCATCGGCGGCGGCCCAGGCGGGCTGTTCGCCGCCACGCTCATCAAGCAGCGCCGGCCGGACGCCCGCGTGACCGTCTACGAGCGCAACCGCGCCGACGACACCTACGGCTTCGGCGTCGTCTTCTCGGACGCCACCCTGAAGAAGATCGACGACGCCGACCCGGTTCTCATCGACGCCCTGCGCGAGCACGGGAGGCACTGGGAGAACATCGAGGTCCGGCTCAAGGGCGAGCGGATCACGGTCGGCGGCAACGGGATGGGCGCGATCTCCCGCAAGACCCTCCTGCTCCTGCTGCAGGAGCGTGCCCGCGCCGAGGGCGTGGACCTGCGCTTCGAGACCGACGTCGACGTCGACGACGTTCTCGCCGACCATGACCTCGTCGTCGCCTCCGACGGCGCGAACTCCCGAACCCGCGAGCGACTCGCCGGCGAGTTCGGCCCGTCCGCCGTCGAGGCGAGCGCGAAGTTCATCTGGTTCGGGACGTCGTACATGTTCGACGGGCTGACCTTCGTGCACAAGGAGGGCCCGCACGGAGTCTTCGCCGTCCACGGCTACCCGATCTCCGACGACGTGAGCACGTTCATCGTCGAGACCGACGAGGAGACCTGGCGCCGCGCGGGTCTTGACGAGTTCGACGTCACCCAGCCGCCCGGGGCGAGCGACGAGAAGAGCCGGAAGTACCTCGAGGACCTCTTCGCCGACGAGATCGACGGGCAGCCGCTGCTGGTCAACAACTCCCGCTGGGGCAACTTCCGCACCCGCCGCGCCGCCACCTGGCACGCCGGCAGGGTCGCGCTCCTGGGCGACTCCGCGCACACGGCCCACTTCTCGGTCGGCTCGGGCACCAAGATGGCGATGGAGGACGCGATCGAGCTCGCCCGCGCCGTCGCCGAGCACGACGACGTCGAGCAGGCCCTCGTCGCCTACGAGGCGGCTGCCCGCCCGTCGGTGGAGAAGATCCAGGGATCGGCGCGCCCGAGCCTGTCGTGGTGGGAGCACTTCGGCCGCTACCACGCCGCGTTCGACCCCACCCAGTTCGCGTTCCACTTCATGAGCCGGTCCATCGGCCGCGCCAAGATCGCCCGCCGCGACCCGGACTTCGTTGCCGCCGTCGACGCCGCCTGGCGCGAGCGCCACGGCAGCGACCCGCTGAGCACCCCGCTCGACCTCGGCGACGTGGTCTTCCCGGGCCGCACCGCCCGCATCGTCGAGCGCGACGGCGCCCGGTTCGTGGCCGACGGCGTCGGCAACCAGGTCCCGCTGGCCGGCTGCCCGGCGGACGACGGCGGCACACCGGCGCGTCACCTCGGCAAGGACGAACCGTGGGGCCTGTGGCTCGCCGCCCCCGAGAGCGAGGACGGCGTCGCCGGTGCGGCGGCCGTCGTGGCCGCCTGCCGCACCGAGGCGCCGACGCTCGTCGCGGTCCACGGAGGCACCCCCCTGACCCGGGTGCTGCTCGCGGAGGAGGCCCGGCTGGCCGCCGGCCTGCCGGTGGCCCTGGTGGAGGAGCAGGCCGACGAGGACCGCGCCGCCACCCTGGTGCTCTCCGGCCGCGCCGACCTCGTCGTGACCACCGGAGGCACCGATGTCTGA
- a CDS encoding PaaX family transcriptional regulator: protein MKPRSIVIDLFGGYLRYRGGAAPLRDLVALLEKFGVGASTARVTMARLKKEGWLDTRPGADGREVVYALNEHSWQMLDEGRERILGTPRTSWEGWWHMVIYYVPESARSARESLRKELAWLGFGPLAASTWISPHDRLARVEEKFAHHGDIRLDLLRARSKGLPADRDMAERCWDLTTLNADYQAFLERYRAELPRYRSGRVGPDESLVARIELFREWRKFPFRDPALPLELLPARWLGHDAYDLFTEASELLRPAAERAVDEATGTRRTDPEPPTVPVTPTAPTTPAPRTAAAGADDIPASLT, encoded by the coding sequence ATGAAGCCGCGGTCCATCGTCATCGACCTCTTCGGCGGCTACCTGCGCTACCGCGGAGGGGCCGCGCCGCTGCGCGACCTCGTGGCGCTCCTGGAGAAGTTCGGCGTGGGGGCCTCGACCGCACGGGTGACGATGGCGCGCCTGAAGAAGGAGGGATGGCTCGACACCCGGCCGGGAGCCGACGGCCGGGAGGTCGTCTACGCCCTCAACGAGCACAGCTGGCAGATGCTCGACGAGGGGCGCGAAAGGATCCTCGGCACCCCGCGAACCTCCTGGGAGGGCTGGTGGCACATGGTGATCTACTACGTGCCGGAGTCTGCGAGGTCCGCCCGCGAGAGCCTGCGCAAGGAGCTCGCCTGGCTCGGCTTCGGCCCGCTGGCGGCCTCGACCTGGATCTCCCCCCACGACCGGCTCGCGCGCGTGGAGGAGAAGTTCGCGCACCACGGCGACATCCGGCTCGACCTGCTGCGAGCCCGCTCCAAGGGCCTCCCGGCCGACCGCGACATGGCCGAGCGCTGCTGGGACCTCACCACGCTCAACGCCGACTACCAGGCGTTCCTCGAGCGCTACCGGGCAGAGCTCCCCCGCTACCGCTCGGGCCGGGTGGGCCCGGACGAGTCGCTCGTGGCGCGGATCGAGCTCTTCCGCGAGTGGCGCAAGTTCCCCTTCCGCGACCCCGCGCTGCCGCTGGAGCTGCTCCCCGCCCGCTGGCTCGGCCACGACGCCTACGACCTCTTCACCGAGGCCTCCGAGCTGCTGCGCCCCGCCGCCGAGCGCGCCGTTGACGAGGCGACGGGCACGCGGCGCACGGACCCGGAGCCACCGACGGTTCCGGTGACACCCACGGCCCCGACCACCCCCGCCCCACGCACCGCCGCGGCCGGCGCGGACGACATTCCTGCGTCACTCACTTGA
- a CDS encoding MFS transporter, whose translation MSASSAAPAGPGSRKGLVVVALAFAAIVLDGYDLMIYGAMVPALLQHPTWELTPADVGLIGSYATFGMLVGALGVGALTDILGRRRIIIASIIWFSAATAATAMAPTPELFGLFRLVAGIGLGGVMPTAIALTVEYAPRGKQQFYNAMMFVGYSFGGVFAALAAMALLEDHGFRLLLWLGAAPALILVPLVYRHLPESMSYLAGKGRNDEAQELAREYGVEVEVRSAGGSKKAPGALRFLVSASNRGPLALFSVASFSGLLLVYGLNTWLPQIMRSAGYPLGSSIAFLLVLNLGAIVGSVAAAALADRMGPKFAVSLAFGAAAVTLVALSLQPHAALLYLFVAVAGLGSIGTQILVNGYAAAFFPAWARGSAVGVTLGIGRIGAVVAPIMVGLIMESDLGFRWNFYSFIVPAVIGLLVILAVPRRTAAARAAAVAEERGAAPVRQG comes from the coding sequence ATGTCAGCATCCTCCGCCGCGCCGGCGGGGCCCGGGTCCCGCAAGGGCCTCGTCGTCGTCGCGCTCGCCTTCGCAGCCATCGTGCTCGACGGGTACGACCTCATGATCTACGGGGCGATGGTGCCAGCCCTCCTCCAGCACCCCACCTGGGAGCTGACCCCCGCGGACGTCGGCCTGATCGGCAGCTACGCCACCTTCGGCATGCTCGTCGGCGCGCTCGGCGTCGGTGCCCTGACGGACATCCTCGGCCGTCGGCGCATCATCATCGCGAGCATCATCTGGTTCAGCGCGGCCACGGCCGCCACCGCCATGGCGCCGACGCCGGAGCTGTTCGGGCTTTTCCGTCTCGTCGCAGGGATCGGTCTCGGCGGCGTCATGCCGACCGCCATCGCCCTGACCGTCGAGTACGCCCCGCGCGGCAAGCAGCAGTTCTACAACGCCATGATGTTCGTCGGGTACTCCTTCGGCGGGGTCTTCGCCGCACTGGCGGCGATGGCGCTTCTCGAGGACCACGGCTTCCGCCTGCTGCTCTGGCTGGGCGCCGCGCCGGCCCTGATCCTCGTGCCGCTCGTCTACCGCCACCTGCCTGAGTCGATGAGCTACCTCGCCGGCAAGGGGCGCAACGACGAGGCACAGGAGCTCGCTCGCGAGTACGGCGTCGAGGTCGAGGTGCGCTCGGCCGGCGGGTCGAAGAAGGCGCCGGGTGCGCTGCGGTTCCTCGTCTCGGCGAGCAACCGCGGCCCGCTGGCCCTGTTCTCCGTGGCGTCGTTCTCCGGGCTGCTGCTGGTGTACGGGCTCAACACGTGGCTGCCCCAGATCATGCGCAGCGCCGGGTACCCGCTCGGATCCTCGATCGCCTTCCTGCTGGTGCTCAACCTCGGCGCGATCGTCGGCAGCGTCGCCGCGGCCGCGCTGGCGGACAGGATGGGGCCGAAGTTCGCCGTCAGCCTCGCGTTCGGGGCCGCCGCGGTCACCCTCGTCGCCCTGAGCCTGCAGCCGCACGCCGCGCTGCTGTACCTCTTCGTCGCGGTCGCGGGACTCGGCTCGATCGGCACGCAGATTCTCGTCAACGGCTACGCCGCGGCGTTCTTCCCCGCCTGGGCGCGCGGCAGCGCGGTGGGGGTCACCCTCGGCATCGGCCGGATCGGCGCCGTCGTCGCCCCGATCATGGTCGGACTGATCATGGAGTCCGACCTCGGGTTCCGGTGGAACTTCTACTCCTTCATCGTCCCGGCCGTGATCGGTCTGCTCGTCATCCTTGCAGTGCCGCGCCGTACCGCGGCCGCCCGTGCGGCCGCGGTCGCGGAGGAAAGGGGCGCCGCCCCGGTGCGCCAGGGCTGA
- a CDS encoding MFS transporter, protein MAAPTGTAVTAQMRRARAAVSALFFLNAVLYANLVPRLPEVKEKLDLTNAALGTGIAAMPAGALLAGLLAPALINRLSSARVASFGLVGLALAVCAVPLSGSWWVFAAAMLVAGAFDALVDVAQNAHGFRVQRLYRRSIVNAFHGLWSVGAVAGGLLGSAAAGMHVPLGVHLAVSTVVFSVTAVVAYRFLLPGPEDAERVAGRSAEVGAGPADAHGPDGGDRPDGGHGAPVADSASHGPRRTATRTAVLLAALGLLAACEAFVQDAGSSWGALYLREEVGASAAAGGLAFVALQVAMVFGRFTGDRVINRYGQRRVVRTGGVLIALGMALALAVPSLPTTLAGFALAGLGVATLVPAVMHTADELPGLAPGVGLTVVGWLLRVGFLVSPTIIGLLADAISLRAALVSVALAGLVVLALGRVLETGAPQHAVLPHDASSADAAARTRTDG, encoded by the coding sequence ATGGCCGCACCCACCGGCACCGCAGTCACCGCGCAGATGCGCCGCGCTCGCGCAGCGGTGTCCGCACTCTTCTTCCTCAACGCCGTGCTGTACGCGAACCTCGTGCCTCGCCTGCCGGAGGTGAAGGAGAAGCTCGACCTGACCAACGCCGCGCTCGGGACCGGCATCGCAGCGATGCCCGCCGGGGCGCTCCTCGCCGGGCTGCTCGCCCCTGCACTCATCAACCGCCTCAGCTCGGCGAGGGTCGCCTCCTTCGGGCTGGTCGGCCTGGCCCTCGCCGTGTGCGCGGTGCCCCTGTCGGGGTCCTGGTGGGTCTTCGCCGCGGCGATGCTCGTCGCCGGTGCGTTCGACGCCCTGGTGGACGTTGCGCAGAACGCCCACGGTTTCCGCGTGCAACGGCTGTACCGGCGCTCGATCGTCAACGCCTTCCACGGCCTGTGGAGCGTGGGGGCCGTCGCCGGCGGCCTCCTCGGCTCCGCCGCGGCGGGGATGCACGTGCCGCTGGGCGTCCACCTCGCCGTCTCCACCGTCGTGTTCAGCGTGACGGCTGTCGTCGCCTACCGCTTCCTCCTGCCCGGACCGGAGGACGCCGAGCGCGTGGCAGGACGCAGCGCCGAGGTCGGCGCTGGGCCCGCTGACGCTCACGGGCCCGACGGCGGCGACCGGCCCGACGGCGGACACGGAGCACCCGTGGCCGACTCCGCCAGCCACGGCCCCCGCCGCACCGCCACCCGAACCGCGGTCCTGCTCGCGGCCCTCGGTCTCCTCGCCGCCTGCGAGGCGTTCGTCCAGGACGCCGGCTCCTCCTGGGGAGCCCTCTACCTCCGCGAGGAGGTCGGCGCGAGCGCTGCCGCCGGCGGCCTCGCCTTCGTCGCGCTGCAGGTCGCGATGGTCTTCGGTCGGTTCACCGGCGACCGGGTGATCAACCGCTACGGGCAGCGCCGCGTGGTGCGTACCGGCGGGGTGCTCATCGCACTCGGCATGGCTCTGGCGCTCGCCGTACCGTCGCTGCCGACGACGCTGGCCGGGTTCGCCCTCGCCGGCCTCGGTGTCGCCACGCTCGTCCCCGCGGTGATGCACACGGCCGACGAGCTCCCCGGCCTGGCGCCCGGCGTCGGCCTCACCGTCGTCGGCTGGCTGCTGCGGGTCGGGTTCCTCGTCTCGCCGACGATCATCGGCCTCCTTGCCGACGCGATCAGCCTGCGCGCCGCGCTGGTCAGCGTCGCCCTGGCCGGTCTGGTGGTCCTGGCGCTGGGGCGGGTGCTCGAGACCGGCGCGCCGCAGCACGCCGTGCTGCCCCACGACGCCTCGTCCGCCGACGCCGCCGCACGGACCCGGACGGACGGCTGA
- a CDS encoding cell wall-binding repeat-containing protein has protein sequence MRPHPARLVAGMLLSSALVALSGTTASAALPAAGPSPERWSVEAPPSGAASGPSEAPVPDGTQAPAEATASSETVAAGEADGRSETPAPDEAPESTDAPQSVAPESVAPESVVPESAAAASAPETAVEPVVIPLTDAAGERTEVATSGLEVSVPAGEFSTSSEKAVVGTDAVLTQPIPTEEFLVAGLTWEAGQQLAADAQVFVRVEEDGVWSEWEETSHEEGMTGGSETAAGTDPFVTGGAETIQIRVTGSAAELPDNLAITVLATEALETPAVAAEAPESTPVPVPTVTPAAPGSNAVVPAGMVGASVAASPVATTVVPPRPSMISRAGWGANETQMNWQPTYRALKAAVVHHTAGTNTYSQSEAASVVRGIYYYHAVTRGWGDIGYNFLVDKWGRVYEGRTGSLASPAGMMPQGAHAAPVNNGTVGISAMGDYTKVAVPTAVIDSMTNVLAWQFGRAGLNATTTSGIYSPGTPALVKGVNLPRIFGHMDVSATACPGKDIYGRLATMRTAVAAKTHPPFSLERVDGADRFAVSAATSRANFAPGVAVAYVANGLTSADALTSAPVAAMKDAPVLLTQTGALPASIAGELARLQPRKIVVLGGTGAVSTNVEQQLARYAPTVTRVTGADRYAVSAAVSRENFGAGVAVAYIANGQTSADALSAAPVAGASSAPVLLTQAGGLPAAIRTELARLKPRKIVVLGGTGAVSSTVQEDLARYAPAVERWSGQDRYAVSAAVSASSFAAGAPVVYVANGLTSVDALSGAPVAGMKGAPVLLTQPGALPASVLAELRRLDPRKVVILGGTGAVSSDVEKQLGRL, from the coding sequence ATGCGCCCTCACCCTGCTCGGCTCGTCGCCGGGATGCTGCTCAGCTCCGCTCTGGTCGCCCTCTCCGGCACCACGGCCTCGGCCGCCCTGCCGGCCGCAGGCCCGTCCCCGGAGCGCTGGTCCGTCGAGGCGCCGCCATCCGGTGCGGCGTCCGGGCCGAGCGAAGCGCCTGTGCCCGACGGAACGCAGGCGCCCGCCGAGGCGACCGCGTCCAGCGAGACGGTCGCGGCGGGCGAGGCGGACGGGCGCAGCGAGACCCCCGCGCCCGACGAGGCGCCTGAGTCGACCGACGCACCCCAGTCCGTGGCGCCAGAGTCTGTCGCGCCAGAGTCTGTCGTGCCGGAGTCCGCGGCGGCGGCGTCGGCGCCAGAGACCGCCGTCGAGCCGGTCGTCATCCCGCTGACCGACGCCGCCGGCGAGCGCACCGAGGTCGCCACGAGCGGCCTCGAGGTGAGCGTCCCGGCCGGCGAGTTCTCCACCTCGTCCGAGAAGGCCGTCGTCGGCACCGACGCCGTGCTGACCCAGCCGATCCCGACCGAGGAGTTCCTCGTCGCCGGCCTGACCTGGGAGGCGGGGCAGCAGCTGGCCGCCGACGCCCAGGTGTTCGTGCGGGTGGAGGAGGACGGCGTCTGGTCGGAGTGGGAGGAGACCTCGCACGAGGAGGGCATGACCGGCGGCTCGGAGACGGCCGCGGGGACGGACCCGTTCGTCACCGGCGGTGCCGAGACCATCCAGATCCGCGTGACGGGTTCCGCGGCGGAGCTGCCCGACAACCTCGCCATCACGGTCCTCGCCACCGAGGCTCTCGAGACGCCCGCGGTGGCCGCCGAGGCCCCGGAGAGCACCCCCGTCCCCGTACCGACCGTGACGCCGGCGGCGCCCGGCTCGAACGCCGTCGTCCCTGCCGGCATGGTGGGTGCCAGCGTGGCGGCCTCGCCCGTCGCCACGACGGTCGTTCCGCCCCGGCCCTCGATGATCTCCCGCGCCGGGTGGGGTGCGAACGAGACGCAGATGAACTGGCAGCCGACCTACCGGGCCCTGAAGGCCGCCGTCGTGCACCACACCGCGGGGACCAACACCTACAGCCAGAGCGAGGCCGCCTCCGTCGTGCGCGGCATCTACTACTACCACGCCGTCACCCGCGGCTGGGGCGACATCGGGTACAACTTCCTCGTCGACAAGTGGGGCCGCGTGTACGAGGGTCGCACCGGCTCACTGGCGTCGCCCGCGGGGATGATGCCCCAGGGGGCGCACGCCGCCCCGGTCAACAACGGCACGGTCGGCATCTCGGCCATGGGCGACTACACGAAGGTGGCCGTCCCGACGGCGGTGATCGACTCGATGACCAACGTGCTCGCCTGGCAGTTCGGGCGCGCCGGCCTCAACGCGACCACCACCAGCGGCATCTACTCCCCCGGCACGCCCGCCCTGGTCAAGGGCGTGAACCTGCCCCGCATCTTCGGCCACATGGACGTCTCCGCCACCGCGTGCCCCGGCAAGGACATCTACGGGCGCCTCGCCACCATGCGCACGGCCGTGGCCGCGAAGACCCACCCGCCCTTCTCGCTCGAACGGGTCGACGGGGCCGACCGGTTCGCGGTGTCGGCCGCGACGTCCCGGGCCAACTTCGCGCCGGGTGTCGCGGTCGCCTACGTGGCCAACGGCCTGACGTCCGCCGACGCGCTGACCTCTGCCCCGGTCGCCGCCATGAAGGACGCCCCGGTCCTGCTGACCCAGACCGGCGCACTGCCGGCCAGCATCGCCGGGGAGCTCGCCCGGCTCCAGCCCCGCAAGATCGTCGTCCTCGGCGGCACGGGGGCCGTCAGCACGAACGTCGAGCAGCAGCTCGCCCGCTACGCCCCCACTGTCACCCGGGTGACCGGTGCGGACCGCTACGCCGTCTCCGCGGCCGTCTCGCGGGAGAACTTCGGTGCCGGTGTCGCGGTGGCCTACATCGCCAACGGCCAGACCTCCGCCGACGCTCTCTCGGCCGCTCCGGTCGCCGGGGCGAGCAGTGCACCCGTGCTGCTGACCCAGGCCGGTGGCCTGCCCGCCGCGATCCGCACCGAGCTCGCCCGCCTCAAGCCCCGCAAGATCGTCGTGCTCGGCGGCACGGGCGCGGTGAGCTCGACGGTGCAGGAGGACCTGGCCCGGTACGCGCCCGCCGTGGAGCGGTGGTCGGGGCAGGACCGCTACGCGGTGTCGGCAGCGGTGTCGGCGTCGAGCTTCGCGGCGGGCGCACCGGTCGTGTACGTCGCCAACGGCCTGACCTCGGTGGACGCCCTCTCCGGCGCCCCGGTGGCCGGCATGAAGGGTGCCCCTGTGCTGCTCACCCAGCCGGGTGCGCTGCCCGCATCGGTGCTCGCGGAGCTCCGGCGGCTCGACCCGCGGAAGGTCGTGATCCTCGGCGGTACCGGGGCGGTCAGCAGCGACGTGGAGAAGCAGCTCGGACGCCTGTGA
- a CDS encoding class I SAM-dependent methyltransferase, which produces MDDGTRWDERYRDAPDPVPRPPDGLTGLVHLLPEEGRALDVACGLGAVTLWAAGRGLAVDALDVSAVAIRRLTARADALGLTGVHGRVADLAAGLPEHLSGPYDLVVCQRFRDPALHRSLPGLLAPDGVLVLTVLSDVGATAPSRFAAEAGELSRLARASGCEVLRDVERHGEATVVLRRPGPRSGSACGAVREDGRDGRKPAREGP; this is translated from the coding sequence ATGGACGACGGCACGCGGTGGGACGAGCGGTACCGCGACGCCCCCGATCCGGTCCCACGCCCGCCGGACGGGCTCACCGGTCTCGTGCACCTCCTGCCGGAAGAGGGCCGCGCCCTCGACGTGGCGTGCGGCCTCGGCGCGGTGACGCTGTGGGCCGCGGGGCGGGGCCTCGCCGTCGACGCGCTCGACGTCTCCGCCGTCGCGATCAGGCGGCTCACCGCCCGGGCCGACGCCCTCGGGCTCACCGGCGTCCACGGCCGGGTGGCGGACCTCGCCGCGGGTCTGCCCGAGCACCTCTCCGGCCCCTACGACCTCGTCGTGTGCCAGCGGTTCCGGGACCCGGCCCTCCACCGCTCGCTGCCCGGGCTGCTGGCGCCCGACGGCGTGCTCGTCCTCACGGTGCTGTCCGACGTCGGTGCGACGGCGCCGTCCAGGTTCGCGGCCGAGGCCGGGGAGCTGAGCCGGCTGGCGCGGGCCTCCGGGTGCGAGGTGCTGCGGGACGTCGAGCGGCACGGCGAGGCCACGGTCGTGCTGCGCCGCCCAGGACCTCGATCCGGCTCCGCGTGCGGCGCCGTGCGGGAAGATGGCCGGGACGGGCGGAAGCCGGCACGGGAGGGGCCATGA
- a CDS encoding nucleotidyltransferase family protein → MPTPDPLTVTGLLLAAGAGRRMGMPKALVSTDGVPWVRRAAEVLLDGGCAEVVVVLGAAEPEAREALADVEEGLTVIVCPTWERGMGESLRSGIAALQARSAQAALVHLVDLPDVGAAVVRRLLAAATGRDALARAAYDGVPGHPVLIGGDHLPGVAELAVGDSGAREYLRRHRPALVECGDLAGGRDVDRMPPDA, encoded by the coding sequence GTGCCGACGCCCGACCCCCTGACGGTGACCGGCCTGCTGCTCGCTGCGGGCGCCGGCCGGCGCATGGGGATGCCCAAGGCGCTGGTCAGCACCGACGGCGTCCCGTGGGTCCGACGGGCGGCGGAGGTTCTCCTCGACGGGGGCTGTGCCGAGGTCGTCGTCGTCCTCGGCGCCGCGGAGCCGGAGGCACGGGAGGCCCTTGCCGACGTCGAGGAGGGCCTCACGGTCATCGTCTGCCCGACGTGGGAGCGCGGCATGGGCGAGTCGTTGCGCAGCGGGATCGCCGCCCTGCAGGCGCGGTCCGCGCAGGCGGCACTCGTCCACCTGGTCGACCTTCCCGACGTCGGAGCGGCCGTCGTCCGGCGCCTCCTCGCGGCGGCGACGGGTCGGGACGCACTCGCCCGGGCGGCGTACGACGGCGTCCCGGGCCATCCCGTGCTCATCGGTGGCGACCACCTCCCCGGCGTCGCCGAGCTCGCCGTCGGGGACAGCGGGGCTCGCGAGTACCTGCGCCGCCACCGGCCAGCGCTCGTCGAGTGCGGTGACCTCGCCGGCGGGCGCGACGTCGACCGCATGCCGCCGGATGCGTGA